The genomic stretch TTAAGAGTATAGAGGTATTTGGATCAAAAGAGGAAATGAGTGCATGGCTCCATGGTCCTGTCTACGCCCTGGGTCACCGATCACCGCTTCGATTAATGGACTCGGTCTCAGGCATGCAACTGGTTTTGGATATCCTGGGAAGAATTGAGCATGGTGTATATTCGTGATGATTCTGTTTCGCCTGGTTACGGAACCCTATCACGAAGATATATCAGGTAGCGGGGCAAAAAAGTTTGGAGGACGATGGAACAGGAAGGGATTTCCCGTTCTATATACTTCGGAGCATGCTTCCCTGGCCGTGTTGGAGATATTGGCTCAAAGCACCTTTAATTCCTATCCCCTGAATCTTAAGCTGATTACGATCGCCATTCCCGAAGATGGTGCCCATGAACGGTTCGATACCGGTGATTTGCCAGCCAACTGGAGAGCGATTCCCGCCCCGGGAGCTCTGGCGGACCTGGGAACCGAATGGTTGAAAAGCCGGCGCACCTTGTTCATGAGGGTGCCTTCCGTACTGGTGCCGCAGGAGAACAATATACTCGTGAATCCTGCCCATGCACAGTTTGAGCGGGTGATGATCCGGGAGATAAATGATTTTACGATGGATCCCCGGCTGCGTACGAAGGGATGAATCTCTAATTCAGGTCCCTATTCTAACGTAGTTTCCGCGCCAGCACGGCCAGTTCACGGTAGGCCTGCCGGCGCCCGGCCGCATTCGACCAGGCCTCC from Balneolaceae bacterium encodes the following:
- a CDS encoding RES domain-containing protein; translation: MILFRLVTEPYHEDISGSGAKKFGGRWNRKGFPVLYTSEHASLAVLEILAQSTFNSYPLNLKLITIAIPEDGAHERFDTGDLPANWRAIPAPGALADLGTEWLKSRRTLFMRVPSVLVPQENNILVNPAHAQFERVMIREINDFTMDPRLRTKG